The Styela clava chromosome 13, kaStyClav1.hap1.2, whole genome shotgun sequence genome has a window encoding:
- the LOC120332791 gene encoding optomotor-blind protein-like produces MFRFQQNHQNQWVQDLTSWGYGSNYTEQPESTLEATTSVIHPDNNMLQFQATNQPNLITNMNARLCDEELWQKFSDVGTEMVLTKKGRRIFPGYRVKFSGLDPNALYNVILDIVQTDSNRYRFQSGQWIVGGKGEIPHIQNHYVHPISEVTGQKLMEEIVSFHKVKLTNTTANRSQDTIVLHSMHRYQIRVHLSRSNNQHNIQTFEFPQTTFITVTAYQNSELSQLKIKNNPYAKGFRADGKRKNKRTCSNEDEYFHNVLETKKVCKWDQQQELERSYNIHDNSSFALDNTDFCFRSQEHCPLNIYKNNTPTHQPLQMYFNSPNSIASQDSDHQTFYSGDYATINETQSPQSLERVDHTETLWKDNLLNELCNDNIVYYDDPGYVSASPAEFLDNDDVSKFLFGIES; encoded by the exons ATGTTTCGCTTCCAACAAAATCATCAAAATCAATGGGTGCAAGATCTTACTTCGTGGGGCTATGGTTCTAACTATACAGAGCAACCTGAATCGACATTGGAAGCCACCACTTCAGTAATTCACCCCGATAATAATATGTTGCAATTCCAAGCAACAAACCAACCTAATTTAATAACCAACATGAATGCTCGTCTGTGCGACGAAGAACTTTGGCAAAAGTTTTCTGATGTTGGGACTGAAATGGTATTGACAAAGAAAGGAAG GAGAATATTTCCAGGCTATCGAGTGAAGTTTTCAGGATTGGATCCGAATGCGCTTTACAACGTGATTCTTGACATCGTCCAGACTGATTCGAACCGATATAGGTTTCAG AGTGGGCAATGGATTGTCGGTGGAAAAGGAGAAATTCCTCATATACAAAACCACTACGTCCATCCAATTTCCGAAGTTACTGGACAAAAATTGATGGAAGAAATTGTATCATTTCATAAAGTCAAGCTTACAAATACTACTGCAAATCGTTCCCAAGATACA attgtTCTCCATTCAATGCATCGGTATCAAATTCGTGTTCACCTCTCAAGATCAAACAATCAACATAATATTCAAACATTTGAATTTCCACAAACAACTTTCATCACTGTAACAGCTTATCAAAATTCCGAACTTTCtcaacttaaaataaaaaacaatccATATGCTAAAGGATTCCGTGCTGATGGAAAAAGGAAAAACAAAAGAACGTGCTCAAATGAGGATGAATATTTCCATAACGTTTTAGAAACAAAGAAAGTATGCAAATGGGATCAACAACAAGAATTGGAACGTAGCTACAATATTCATGATAATTCATCTTTCGCACTGGACAATACAGATTTCTGTTTTCGGTCTCAAGAACATTGCCCACTCAATATCTACAAAAACAATACTCCAACTCACCAGCCTTTACAAATGTATTTCAATTCTCCCAACTCAATTGCGTCGCAGGATTCTGATCATCAAACATTTTACTCTGGCGATTATGCAACAATTAACGAAACACAATCTCCACAAAGTTTGGAAAGAGTCGACCACACCGAGACTTTGTGGAAAGACAACTTGTTAAATGAATTGTGTAATGACAATATTGTATATTATGACGATCCGGGATATGTTTCAGCATCTCCAGCTGAATTTTTAGATAATGATGATGTTTCGAAATTTCTGTTTGGAATTGAATCATga